In a single window of the Trichocoleus sp. genome:
- the bioB gene encoding biotin synthase BioB → MSDHSSSIRHNWTTEEILALVNQPLLDLVFQAQTTHRRYNPPNSIQLATLLSVKTGGCAENCAYCPQSAHYETTVEKQSTLPVTEVLATAQEAKQRGATRFCMGWAWREIREGAAFEAMLEMVQGVRELGMEACVTAGMLNESQAQRLAAAGLTAYNHNLDTSPEFYDRIITTRTYADRLATLDRVRQAGMTICCGGIIGMGESWIDRARMLEVLANLEPHPESVPINALVAVEGTPLEAQQPIDPLDLVRICAVARILMPKARVRLSAGRTSLSREAQVLCFVAGANSIFYGDKLLTTNNPDQDADRQLLADIGAMPLEPFTEPQPNYLQENFV, encoded by the coding sequence ATGTCAGACCATTCCTCCTCCATTCGGCACAACTGGACAACTGAAGAAATCCTGGCGCTGGTCAATCAGCCCCTCCTCGATCTCGTATTTCAGGCGCAAACGACCCACCGTCGCTACAACCCACCCAACAGCATTCAACTTGCAACGCTACTCAGCGTTAAAACGGGTGGCTGTGCCGAAAACTGCGCTTATTGTCCACAATCGGCACACTATGAAACAACCGTTGAGAAACAGTCAACGCTGCCTGTGACAGAAGTGCTGGCAACGGCACAGGAAGCTAAGCAACGGGGGGCAACCCGGTTTTGCATGGGCTGGGCTTGGCGAGAAATCCGAGAAGGAGCGGCATTTGAGGCAATGCTGGAGATGGTGCAGGGTGTCCGAGAGTTGGGGATGGAAGCCTGTGTCACGGCAGGAATGCTCAATGAGTCGCAGGCACAACGCTTGGCAGCTGCAGGGCTAACCGCCTACAACCACAACCTGGACACCAGCCCCGAATTTTACGATCGCATCATTACCACCCGCACTTACGCCGATCGGCTCGCAACGTTAGACCGAGTTCGACAAGCCGGAATGACGATCTGCTGTGGTGGCATTATTGGCATGGGCGAAAGCTGGATCGATCGGGCGCGGATGCTGGAAGTGCTGGCAAATCTAGAGCCGCATCCCGAAAGTGTGCCGATTAATGCGCTGGTTGCGGTCGAAGGAACCCCGCTAGAAGCTCAGCAGCCGATCGATCCACTCGATCTGGTACGAATCTGCGCGGTTGCCCGGATCTTAATGCCCAAAGCCAGAGTCCGCTTGAGTGCCGGACGCACTAGCTTAAGCCGCGAAGCCCAAGTGCTGTGTTTTGTTGCAGGTGCAAACTCGATCTTTTATGGCGACAAGCTCTTAACAACAAACAATCCAGATCAGGATGCCGATCGCCAACTGCTGGCAGACAT